A stretch of Amycolatopsis balhimycina FH 1894 DNA encodes these proteins:
- a CDS encoding DUF4262 domain-containing protein, with the protein MCVVTSMTPAAAADITAELSAEELRLIEWIEGQAKERGNAVITVAADDDGAGYCFTACAWALHHVPEAVVVGLPDQMGQVLLDAYVDRAANGEIFEVGRRYDDFFEGVPVVLERVNRGHYPEYFGTAFLIYPDGDFPALQLIVATPEGKFPWHPDAPEGFAAWQPVLTESGDPESWTPGVDGP; encoded by the coding sequence ATGTGCGTCGTGACCTCGATGACCCCCGCCGCTGCCGCCGACATCACCGCCGAACTGTCCGCGGAAGAACTGCGCCTCATCGAATGGATCGAGGGGCAGGCGAAAGAACGCGGTAACGCCGTCATCACCGTCGCCGCGGACGACGACGGTGCCGGCTACTGCTTCACCGCCTGTGCGTGGGCACTGCACCACGTGCCGGAAGCCGTCGTGGTCGGGCTGCCCGACCAAATGGGCCAGGTGCTGCTCGACGCCTACGTCGACCGCGCCGCCAACGGCGAGATCTTCGAGGTCGGCCGGCGCTACGACGACTTCTTCGAGGGCGTCCCGGTGGTCCTCGAGCGGGTCAACAGGGGGCACTACCCCGAGTACTTCGGCACCGCGTTCCTCATCTACCCGGACGGCGACTTCCCGGCCCTGCAGCTGATCGTCGCGACGCCGGAAGGCAAGTTCCCGTGGCACCCGGACGCACCCGAGGGCTTCGCCGCCTGGCAGCCGGTGCTGACCGAGAGCGGCGACCCCGAAAGCTGGACCCCCGGCGTCGACGGTCCCTAG
- a CDS encoding YebC/PmpR family DNA-binding transcriptional regulator — MSGHSKWATTKHKKANLDAKRGKLFARLIKNIEVAARTGTGGGDPDGNPTLYDAIQKAKKNSVPQDNIERARKRGAGEEAGGADWQDITYEGYGPNGVAVLIECLTDNKNRAAMEVRTALTRNNGSLADPGSVAYMFNRKGVVIMPKGGVTEDDVLMAVLDAGAEEVNDLDESFEIVCEGGDLVPVRKALQEAGFEYESAELTFLPTVNVPLDVDGAKKVFKLIDALEDCDDVQNVYANFDVSDEVLAEVG, encoded by the coding sequence ATGAGCGGCCACTCCAAGTGGGCCACCACGAAGCACAAGAAGGCCAACCTCGACGCGAAGCGCGGCAAGCTCTTCGCGCGGTTGATCAAGAACATCGAGGTGGCCGCCCGCACGGGCACCGGTGGTGGCGACCCGGATGGCAACCCCACGCTCTACGACGCCATCCAGAAGGCGAAGAAGAACTCGGTCCCGCAGGACAACATCGAGCGCGCCCGCAAGCGTGGCGCCGGTGAAGAGGCCGGCGGCGCGGACTGGCAGGACATCACGTACGAGGGCTACGGCCCCAACGGCGTGGCGGTGCTGATCGAGTGCCTCACCGACAACAAGAACCGCGCCGCGATGGAGGTCCGGACCGCGCTCACGCGCAACAACGGCTCCCTCGCCGACCCTGGGTCGGTCGCCTACATGTTCAACCGCAAGGGCGTGGTGATCATGCCGAAGGGCGGCGTCACCGAGGACGACGTCCTCATGGCGGTGCTCGACGCGGGCGCCGAAGAGGTCAACGACCTCGACGAGAGCTTCGAAATCGTCTGCGAGGGCGGCGACCTGGTGCCGGTGCGCAAGGCGCTCCAGGAGGCCGGGTTCGAGTACGAGTCGGCGGAGCTCACCTTCCTCCCGACGGTCAACGTCCCTCTCGACGTCGACGGCGCGAAGAAGGTCTTCAAATTGATCGACGCCCTCGAGGATTGCGACGACGTCCAGAACGTCTACGCGAACTTCGATGTGTCCGACGAGGTGCTAGCCGAGGTCGGCTGA
- the pdxT gene encoding pyridoxal 5'-phosphate synthase glutaminase subunit PdxT, with product MSSEPVVGVLAMQGAVREHVAMLAEAGARAKPVRRAAELSEVDGLVLPGGESTAMSRLLESFELLEPLRARIAEGLPAFGSCAGMILLARQTLDGRPDQQQLGGLDVVVRRNAFGRQVDSFEADLDFAGIETPPVHAVFIRAPWVEKAGDGVEVLATVSGVPGVDEDTARIVAVRQGAVLATAFHPELTPDVRVHRLFVDLVRKAG from the coding sequence TTGTCGTCGGAGCCGGTGGTCGGGGTGCTCGCCATGCAGGGTGCCGTGCGTGAGCACGTCGCGATGCTGGCCGAAGCGGGTGCGCGGGCCAAGCCCGTGCGCCGCGCCGCCGAGTTGTCCGAAGTAGACGGTCTGGTGCTGCCCGGTGGCGAGTCGACCGCGATGTCACGGCTGCTGGAGAGCTTCGAACTGCTCGAGCCGCTGCGGGCGCGGATCGCCGAGGGGCTGCCCGCGTTCGGCTCGTGCGCCGGGATGATCCTGCTCGCGCGGCAGACCCTCGACGGGCGGCCCGACCAGCAGCAGCTCGGCGGGCTCGACGTCGTCGTCCGGCGCAACGCCTTCGGCAGGCAGGTCGACTCCTTCGAGGCCGACCTCGACTTCGCGGGCATCGAAACGCCGCCCGTGCACGCCGTGTTCATCCGCGCTCCCTGGGTCGAGAAGGCCGGTGACGGCGTCGAGGTGCTGGCCACCGTCAGCGGCGTGCCCGGCGTGGACGAGGACACCGCTAGGATCGTCGCGGTCCGGCAGGGGGCGGTGCTGGCGACCGCGTTCCACCCGGAACTCACGCCCGACGTGCGGGTGCACCGGCTGTTCGTCGACCTGGTGCGAAAGGCCGGCTGA
- a CDS encoding AzlD domain-containing protein gives MDGVELLIGTAVLALGTFAFRFAGPVLRSRVKLSPRAERLMALAAVVLLAALVAVSALTEGHGFAGFARPAGVLVAGVLAWRKAPFVLVVVAAAATAALLRLAGVP, from the coding sequence ATGGACGGGGTGGAGCTGCTGATCGGCACGGCGGTGCTGGCGCTGGGGACGTTCGCGTTCCGGTTCGCCGGCCCGGTGCTGCGCAGCCGGGTGAAACTGTCGCCTCGAGCGGAACGGCTGATGGCGCTGGCGGCGGTGGTGCTGCTGGCGGCGCTGGTCGCGGTCAGCGCGCTGACGGAGGGGCACGGCTTCGCGGGCTTCGCCCGGCCGGCCGGGGTGCTGGTCGCCGGGGTGCTGGCGTGGCGGAAGGCGCCGTTCGTGCTGGTGGTGGTGGCCGCCGCGGCGACGGCGGCGCTGCTCAGGCTGGCCGGCGTGCCCTGA
- a CDS encoding AzlC family ABC transporter permease yields MRSIWRTLDRGLARDIGLVCLADCLVGVSYGAIAVSSGFPLWLPMLMSLLVFAGASQFMFVGIVAAGGNPFAAVLAGLLANARHLPFGFAIGDVLGKRWTARLAGSHLMIDESVAFALAQREAHRRRAAYWACGIGLFACWNLGVVAGAFAGTAISDTDVFGLDAAFPAVLLALVLPSLRDRAARLPVLAGVVVALAATPFLPAGLPVLLALAGVVVGVAAKEPELQEAC; encoded by the coding sequence ATGCGTTCGATATGGCGAACACTCGATCGGGGCCTCGCCCGTGACATCGGCCTGGTCTGTCTCGCCGATTGTCTCGTGGGGGTCTCCTACGGCGCCATCGCGGTGAGCTCGGGCTTTCCGCTGTGGCTGCCGATGCTGATGTCGCTGCTGGTCTTCGCCGGGGCGTCGCAGTTCATGTTCGTCGGCATCGTGGCCGCCGGCGGCAACCCGTTCGCGGCCGTGCTCGCCGGCCTGCTGGCCAACGCGCGCCACCTGCCGTTCGGCTTCGCGATCGGCGACGTCCTGGGCAAGCGGTGGACGGCCCGGCTGGCCGGCAGCCACCTGATGATCGACGAATCGGTCGCGTTCGCCCTGGCCCAGCGCGAGGCGCACCGCCGCCGTGCGGCGTACTGGGCCTGCGGGATCGGCCTGTTCGCCTGCTGGAACCTCGGCGTGGTCGCCGGCGCGTTCGCCGGGACGGCGATCAGCGACACGGACGTGTTCGGCCTGGACGCGGCGTTCCCGGCGGTGCTGCTGGCGCTGGTGCTGCCGTCACTGCGGGACCGAGCGGCGCGGCTGCCGGTGCTGGCCGGGGTGGTGGTGGCGCTGGCCGCGACGCCGTTCCTGCCGGCCGGGCTGCCGGTGCTGCTCGCCCTGGCGGGCGTCGTCGTGGGCGTCGCGGCGAAGGAGCCCGAACTGCAGGAGGCGTGCTGA
- a CDS encoding helix-turn-helix domain-containing protein — MSQETTGAPLEIIAASLRRERTRAGLSLTEVARRAGLAKSTLSQLESGTGNPSVETLWALGVALDVPFSRLVEPERPKVRVVRAGKGPTVFAEHSDYACTLLSACPTGARRDIYIVRGEPGTPRRSDPHMTGVVEHIVLCAGRARIGVLDAPEELHPGDYISYPGDVPHIFEALEPGTYGVEISEYI, encoded by the coding sequence ATGTCACAGGAGACCACCGGAGCACCGCTGGAGATCATCGCGGCGTCGCTGCGCCGCGAGCGGACCCGCGCGGGACTGTCCCTGACCGAGGTCGCGCGCCGCGCCGGCCTGGCCAAGTCGACGCTGTCGCAGCTCGAGTCCGGCACCGGCAATCCCAGCGTCGAGACGCTGTGGGCGCTCGGCGTCGCCCTCGACGTCCCGTTTTCCCGGCTGGTCGAGCCGGAGCGGCCGAAGGTCCGCGTGGTCCGCGCCGGCAAGGGCCCGACGGTGTTCGCCGAGCACTCCGACTACGCGTGCACCCTGCTGTCGGCGTGTCCCACCGGCGCCCGGCGGGACATCTACATCGTCCGCGGTGAGCCGGGCACGCCGCGGCGCTCCGACCCGCACATGACCGGCGTGGTCGAGCACATCGTGCTCTGTGCGGGCCGGGCGCGCATCGGCGTCCTGGACGCCCCGGAGGAACTGCACCCGGGCGACTACATCTCCTACCCCGGCGACGTCCCCCACATCTTCGAAGCCCTCGAGCCGGGTACCTACGGCGTCGAGATCTCCGAGTACATCTAG
- a CDS encoding RNA polymerase sigma factor gives MRDDPAVIALVKRARDGDNRAWDQLVERYAPLVWSICRRYRLSPADCDDVGASVWLRLVEGLPSVREPAALPGWVATVTRRECLRFLREQQRTQPVPDDGRLVDEAAPEADAELLKQERFIALRQAFAELPSRCRELLTLLFSDPRLPYAEISGRLAMPIGGIGPSRSRCLAALRGSRALASFVDPGEA, from the coding sequence ATGCGAGACGATCCTGCCGTGATCGCGCTGGTCAAGCGGGCGCGGGACGGCGACAACCGGGCCTGGGACCAGCTCGTCGAGCGGTACGCGCCCCTGGTGTGGTCGATCTGCCGCCGCTACCGGCTGTCCCCGGCCGACTGCGACGACGTCGGGGCGAGCGTGTGGCTCAGGCTCGTCGAAGGCCTGCCGTCGGTGCGTGAGCCGGCCGCGCTGCCGGGCTGGGTGGCGACCGTCACCCGCCGGGAATGCCTGCGGTTCCTGCGGGAGCAGCAGCGGACGCAGCCCGTGCCCGACGACGGCCGGCTCGTCGACGAGGCGGCTCCGGAGGCCGATGCCGAGTTGCTGAAGCAGGAGCGGTTCATCGCGCTGCGCCAGGCGTTCGCCGAGCTGCCGTCCCGCTGCCGGGAGCTCCTGACCCTCCTGTTCAGCGATCCGCGGCTGCCCTACGCCGAGATTTCGGGGAGACTGGCCATGCCGATCGGGGGGATCGGCCCGTCCCGCTCGCGGTGCCTCGCCGCGCTCCGCGGCAGCCGGGCCTTGGCGTCGTTCGTCGATCCCGGGGAAGCGTGA
- a CDS encoding S8 family serine peptidase yields MTVQTELIVDSRYVEDVGNKLKDLRVWAGATEPETDDVLQLSLIRDLAGIAEFATKTRAKYWQEISALERRGGRQFTDLDVLLYEVRNQFASELGALPAIGKNRDTLIGYPQHKGLGDPDFGDRIDPPGNTYEVTAENPVRVGIVDTPLYWHPDFPKDQIEAEDGVAAEPDRKGIYSVWAGHATFVVAAAGNLGHIARPPWQIWPAAMNGVLAVGAAGADFSMKRDWVDTEADGLQVNGYYLDKPVRLSDASEQNFEGFARWSGTSFAAAAVTGKIAHDIACGKR; encoded by the coding sequence ATGACTGTGCAGACCGAACTGATTGTCGACTCCCGGTACGTCGAAGACGTGGGAAACAAACTGAAGGATCTCCGGGTCTGGGCGGGAGCAACGGAACCGGAGACCGACGACGTGCTGCAGTTGTCCTTGATAAGGGACCTGGCCGGAATCGCGGAGTTCGCGACGAAGACCCGCGCGAAGTATTGGCAGGAGATCTCCGCGCTCGAGCGCCGCGGCGGCCGGCAGTTCACCGATCTCGACGTGCTGTTGTACGAGGTGCGCAATCAGTTCGCGAGCGAACTCGGAGCCCTTCCGGCGATCGGGAAGAACCGGGACACCTTGATCGGCTACCCGCAGCACAAGGGGCTCGGTGATCCCGATTTCGGTGACCGGATCGACCCGCCCGGTAACACCTACGAGGTCACGGCGGAGAACCCGGTTCGCGTCGGCATCGTGGACACACCGCTGTATTGGCACCCCGATTTCCCGAAAGATCAGATCGAGGCCGAGGACGGCGTGGCGGCGGAGCCCGACCGGAAGGGCATCTATTCGGTCTGGGCCGGGCACGCCACCTTCGTCGTGGCCGCCGCGGGCAACCTCGGCCACATCGCCCGGCCGCCGTGGCAGATCTGGCCCGCGGCGATGAACGGTGTCCTCGCCGTCGGGGCGGCCGGCGCGGACTTCAGCATGAAACGGGACTGGGTCGACACCGAAGCCGACGGCCTGCAGGTCAACGGCTACTACCTCGACAAGCCGGTGCGGCTGTCCGACGCGTCGGAGCAGAACTTCGAGGGTTTCGCGCGGTGGAGCGGGACGTCGTTCGCCGCCGCCGCCGTCACGGGCAAGATCGCCCACGATATCGCGTGCGGCAAGCGCTGA
- a CDS encoding CHAT domain-containing protein — protein sequence MNPTAALDQALEALRRADVDAGRAVPVAERAKRQADAEGDDAAASIAERAWGRALLQCGNVDSAISHLRDSVEFAEKSGSPALAGETRIPLAAALLQRGEPHEALRNIDDAVASLTGAGHARARAQRADILHQIGRLTEAHTEYESAISLLRDGGDLLNLQRALVNRGILHTERYVFPAAEADLEEARELAGRLGRKLATAIIDENLGFLETVRGDVPAALARLGRAEQAIGELGGQLGPVFSDQAELLLSVGARGEAADAAQRAVLAFERDQRHLLVPAARLLLTQAAVLGRDWTTALDQARQAHRDFVAQQRAEWAALAQLGVLRAQLALGHDTPISGEDAETMVATLSSAGWPAAALEAHLAAARLAGSRAEAKRSRFHLHRAGAVDRRGPAALRARGWYARALLAWEDGNAQATDRAVRAGLRILDEHAASLGATDLRAHSAAHRSELSELGLRLALRSGEPARVFEWAERGRAGRLAHRPVRPPDDPELAALLAELRATVREIDQPGRAAPDLRHRQSLLERRIRDRARLYPGVPGQPPATPVKVADLDLGDRALIEFARADGALHALSLVGGRLRLRALGAADDDVAELVARLAFALRRLAHRTGSAQSRAAALTLLQRTAEVLDRTLFGLLPEIGDRPLVLVPTGSLHSVPWSVLPSCSGRPVTVSPSATLWHAAAERRDAVLGTVAVAAGPGLAGAHDEAQAVAALHGVAPLAGEAATVEAVLKAVGTADTLHLAAHGRLAVDQPLFSDLRLHDGPLVVHDLERLDRVPRTVVLASCDSGRSVVCTGDELLGLSATFMGSGTVHLIASVVPVPDAETRPLMVEFHRGLARGAAPAAALADAQKSLRGNGLEALVAAAGFGCFGAGH from the coding sequence ATGAACCCGACCGCGGCCCTCGATCAGGCACTCGAGGCGTTGCGCCGTGCCGACGTCGACGCCGGTCGCGCCGTGCCGGTCGCGGAACGGGCCAAACGGCAGGCCGACGCCGAGGGCGACGACGCCGCGGCCTCGATCGCCGAGCGGGCCTGGGGCCGCGCATTGCTGCAATGCGGGAACGTCGACAGCGCGATCAGTCACCTGCGAGATTCCGTAGAATTCGCGGAGAAATCCGGCTCCCCCGCGCTCGCCGGCGAAACACGAATCCCGCTCGCGGCGGCACTGCTCCAGCGCGGAGAACCCCACGAAGCGCTGCGGAACATCGACGACGCCGTCGCTTCGCTCACCGGGGCCGGGCACGCGCGGGCGCGCGCCCAGCGCGCCGACATCCTGCACCAGATCGGCAGGCTGACCGAGGCCCACACCGAGTACGAGTCCGCCATTTCGCTGCTGCGTGACGGCGGTGACCTGCTGAACCTGCAACGCGCGTTGGTCAACCGCGGCATCCTGCACACCGAACGGTACGTCTTCCCCGCCGCCGAGGCCGACCTGGAGGAGGCCCGCGAGCTGGCCGGGCGGCTCGGCCGGAAACTGGCCACGGCGATCATCGACGAGAACCTCGGCTTCCTCGAGACCGTGCGCGGCGACGTTCCCGCCGCGCTCGCCCGGCTCGGCCGGGCCGAGCAGGCGATCGGCGAACTGGGCGGCCAGCTCGGCCCGGTGTTCTCCGACCAGGCCGAACTGCTGCTGTCGGTGGGCGCGCGCGGCGAGGCCGCCGACGCCGCCCAGCGAGCCGTCCTCGCGTTCGAACGGGACCAGCGGCACCTGCTCGTGCCCGCCGCGCGCCTGTTGCTCACCCAAGCCGCGGTGCTCGGCCGCGACTGGACGACCGCGCTGGACCAGGCGCGCCAGGCCCACCGGGACTTCGTCGCCCAGCAGCGCGCGGAATGGGCGGCGCTGGCCCAGCTGGGCGTGCTGCGGGCCCAGCTGGCGCTCGGGCATGACACGCCGATCTCCGGCGAGGACGCCGAGACCATGGTGGCCACCCTGAGCTCGGCGGGCTGGCCCGCCGCGGCCCTCGAAGCCCACCTCGCCGCCGCCCGGCTGGCCGGCTCCCGCGCCGAAGCCAAGCGGAGCCGGTTCCACCTCCACCGCGCCGGCGCGGTGGACCGGCGCGGGCCGGCCGCGCTTCGCGCGCGCGGCTGGTACGCGCGGGCCCTGCTGGCCTGGGAGGACGGGAACGCCCAGGCCACGGACCGGGCGGTGCGGGCCGGGCTGCGCATCCTCGACGAGCACGCCGCGTCGCTCGGGGCGACCGACCTGCGGGCCCATTCCGCCGCGCACCGCAGCGAGCTGAGCGAACTCGGGCTGCGGCTCGCCCTCCGCTCCGGCGAGCCGGCACGGGTCTTCGAGTGGGCCGAACGCGGCCGGGCCGGCCGGCTCGCCCACCGGCCGGTGCGCCCGCCCGACGACCCGGAGCTCGCCGCCCTGCTCGCCGAACTGCGCGCCACGGTCCGGGAGATCGACCAGCCCGGGCGCGCGGCGCCGGACCTGCGGCACCGGCAGTCCCTGCTCGAACGCCGGATCCGGGACCGGGCGCGGCTCTACCCGGGCGTGCCCGGGCAGCCGCCGGCCACCCCGGTCAAGGTCGCCGACCTCGACCTCGGCGATCGCGCGCTCATCGAGTTCGCGCGGGCGGACGGCGCCCTGCACGCCCTCAGCCTGGTCGGCGGGCGGCTGCGGCTGCGGGCGCTGGGCGCCGCCGACGACGACGTCGCCGAGCTGGTGGCCCGCCTGGCGTTCGCCCTCCGGCGCCTCGCGCACCGCACCGGCAGCGCGCAGTCCCGGGCCGCCGCGCTGACGTTGCTGCAGCGGACCGCGGAGGTGCTGGACCGGACCCTTTTCGGGCTCCTGCCGGAGATCGGTGACCGGCCGCTCGTCCTGGTGCCGACCGGTTCGCTGCACAGTGTGCCGTGGTCGGTGCTGCCGTCCTGCTCGGGGCGTCCGGTCACGGTGTCGCCGTCGGCCACGCTGTGGCACGCCGCCGCCGAACGCCGCGACGCGGTCCTCGGCACGGTCGCGGTCGCCGCCGGGCCCGGCCTGGCCGGAGCCCACGACGAAGCACAGGCCGTGGCGGCGTTGCACGGCGTCGCCCCGCTCGCGGGCGAAGCCGCCACCGTCGAGGCCGTGCTGAAGGCCGTGGGCACGGCCGACACCCTGCACCTGGCCGCGCACGGCAGGCTCGCCGTGGACCAGCCGCTGTTCTCCGACCTGCGGCTGCACGACGGCCCGCTCGTCGTGCACGACCTGGAACGGCTCGACCGGGTGCCGCGGACCGTCGTGCTCGCCTCCTGCGACAGTGGCCGGTCGGTGGTGTGCACGGGGGACGAGCTCCTCGGCCTCAGCGCCACGTTCATGGGATCGGGCACGGTTCACCTCATCGCGTCCGTGGTTCCCGTGCCCGACGCGGAAACCCGGCCGCTGATGGTCGAATTCCACCGGGGGCTCGCGCGCGGCGCCGCGCCGGCGGCCGCGCTGGCCGACGCCCAGAAGTCGTTGCGCGGCAACGGGCTGGAAGCGCTCGTCGCCGCCGCGGGATTCGGCTGTTTCGGAGCCGGTCATTGA
- a CDS encoding LodA/GoxA family CTQ-dependent oxidase: MGVVEVRIHPAIGIARVGNSVDEYFIGPERQWDRSAPADGSYKDRSHRIKRQVARFRLFAYDERGVPTELVEGPGVEITWTVHLVNAKAAARLFRPDSTRNSGYSGDALRDLVIDPGPRTVDRLHRRAEFGTGKFILKECRPQRVPLGEIRLDDDGRLLVFGGAGATGSPAHTSLSVQDDSDNWYDDIADGPVTATVRINGADHPVAGSWVITAPPNFAPPVGSAIRLWDAMFDALATEQQKSAPPSYVDDIYPILQAAIDSGAVASVAKPHHHFRHPVSPRELDEQLAKVGHMPRLASGRGAALDLPLTPTQKQRMRVWAKAGNPDISWDMTWVDGPPVSKDFTPDGMDKAALENCVGGALRPGIEAGEFLLEPARYGPIETVNGQPSFRLDHNQVEPGQVTAGMSLPWQADFHACNPLWWPAPRPGQVVPAGSPPGAAPVQWNRGYSRPVFVNGGWTRMGFVTRQAEGLVETDSDPLNQ, encoded by the coding sequence ATGGGTGTGGTCGAGGTACGCATTCACCCGGCGATCGGTATCGCGCGCGTGGGGAACAGCGTGGACGAGTATTTCATCGGCCCCGAGCGGCAGTGGGACCGTTCGGCACCGGCGGACGGGTCCTACAAGGACCGCTCGCACCGGATCAAGCGCCAGGTCGCGCGGTTCCGGCTGTTCGCCTACGACGAACGGGGCGTCCCCACCGAACTGGTCGAAGGACCCGGCGTCGAGATCACCTGGACCGTCCACCTCGTCAACGCGAAAGCGGCCGCCCGGCTGTTCCGGCCCGATTCGACGCGGAACAGTGGCTATTCCGGCGACGCGCTCCGCGACCTGGTGATCGATCCCGGGCCGCGCACCGTCGACCGGCTCCATCGTCGCGCCGAGTTCGGCACCGGGAAGTTCATCCTCAAGGAGTGCCGCCCCCAGCGGGTTCCGCTGGGGGAAATCCGGCTGGACGACGACGGGCGGCTCTTGGTTTTCGGCGGAGCCGGCGCCACCGGGTCCCCCGCCCACACGTCGCTGTCCGTCCAGGACGACAGCGACAACTGGTACGACGACATCGCCGACGGCCCGGTCACGGCGACCGTCCGGATCAACGGCGCGGACCACCCGGTGGCCGGGTCCTGGGTGATCACCGCTCCCCCGAACTTCGCGCCGCCGGTCGGCAGCGCGATCCGGCTCTGGGACGCGATGTTCGACGCGCTCGCGACAGAGCAGCAGAAATCCGCGCCGCCGTCCTACGTGGACGACATCTACCCCATCCTGCAGGCCGCGATCGACTCCGGCGCGGTCGCTTCGGTCGCCAAGCCGCACCACCACTTCCGGCACCCCGTGTCACCCCGCGAGCTCGACGAACAGCTCGCCAAAGTGGGGCACATGCCGCGGCTCGCGTCCGGCCGCGGCGCTGCGCTGGACCTGCCGCTGACGCCGACCCAGAAACAGCGGATGCGGGTCTGGGCGAAGGCCGGGAACCCGGACATCTCCTGGGACATGACGTGGGTGGACGGACCACCGGTGTCCAAGGACTTCACGCCCGACGGCATGGACAAGGCCGCACTGGAAAACTGCGTCGGCGGCGCGCTCCGCCCCGGCATCGAGGCCGGGGAGTTCCTCCTCGAACCCGCGAGGTACGGGCCGATCGAGACGGTCAACGGGCAGCCGTCGTTCCGGCTCGACCACAACCAGGTCGAACCCGGTCAGGTGACCGCGGGCATGTCGCTGCCGTGGCAAGCCGACTTCCACGCGTGCAACCCGCTCTGGTGGCCGGCGCCCCGGCCCGGCCAGGTCGTGCCGGCCGGCTCCCCGCCCGGCGCCGCGCCGGTTCAGTGGAACCGGGGGTACAGCAGACCCGTGTTCGTGAATGGCGGCTGGACCAGGATGGGGTTCGTCACGCGGCAGGCCGAAGGACTCGTCGAAACCGACAGCGACCCGCTGAACCAGTGA
- a CDS encoding NAD(P)/FAD-dependent oxidoreductase, whose protein sequence is MRHLDVAVIGGGPAGSATALLLARLGADVGLYDAPGCERPRLGESLPPAVNPVLHELGVGAGFAALGALPSYGTSGAWGTDEVSSQSFLFSPHGTGWHVDRARFDEMLATAAARAGATVFPSRVRRVHRIAGGFTVDAAIPAHADAVVDATGRAARISRELDARPARHDRLVCAARVVPRRGDEPFRDTFVEAVAEGWWYSAPLPDGHRIVACFTDAPIAARAGLATPAGWRAALVATTYVRQFVRGRAESPVRVVTAAGHRLRPCAGPGWLAVGDAAFATDPLSSGGVTSALRTAIAAAAALADGDRANYLALVDAMAAGYYARHSEIYGWERRFPTSAFWQARRPDVTNSTTSPEPRRPAAGPPMSARRSCSSSTRPRSRPEF, encoded by the coding sequence GTGAGGCACCTCGACGTCGCGGTGATCGGCGGCGGTCCGGCCGGCTCGGCGACCGCGCTGCTGCTGGCGCGCCTGGGCGCCGACGTCGGGTTGTACGACGCCCCGGGTTGCGAGCGGCCGCGCCTGGGCGAGTCCCTGCCACCGGCCGTGAACCCCGTGCTGCACGAACTCGGTGTCGGAGCCGGCTTCGCCGCGCTCGGTGCGCTGCCGTCGTACGGGACGTCCGGTGCTTGGGGCACCGACGAGGTGTCGTCACAGTCGTTCCTGTTCAGTCCACACGGTACTGGCTGGCACGTCGACCGGGCCCGCTTCGACGAGATGCTCGCGACCGCCGCGGCACGGGCCGGCGCGACGGTCTTTCCGTCGCGGGTCCGGCGAGTGCACCGGATCGCGGGCGGCTTCACCGTCGACGCGGCGATCCCCGCCCATGCGGACGCGGTGGTGGACGCCACCGGCCGGGCGGCCCGGATCTCCCGCGAACTCGACGCCCGGCCGGCCCGGCACGACCGGCTGGTCTGTGCGGCCCGGGTGGTCCCCCGCCGCGGCGACGAGCCGTTCCGCGACACCTTCGTGGAGGCCGTGGCGGAGGGCTGGTGGTATTCGGCGCCCCTGCCGGACGGTCACCGGATCGTGGCCTGCTTCACCGACGCACCCATCGCGGCACGGGCCGGACTGGCGACGCCGGCCGGGTGGCGCGCGGCCCTGGTGGCCACCACCTACGTCCGGCAGTTCGTGCGCGGCCGGGCGGAGAGCCCCGTCCGGGTCGTCACCGCCGCCGGCCACCGGCTGCGGCCCTGCGCCGGGCCAGGCTGGCTGGCGGTCGGGGACGCCGCCTTCGCGACGGACCCGCTTTCGTCCGGCGGGGTGACTTCCGCGTTGCGAACGGCGATCGCCGCGGCGGCTGCCCTGGCCGACGGCGACCGGGCGAACTACCTCGCTCTGGTCGACGCCATGGCAGCCGGCTACTACGCCCGCCATTCGGAAATCTACGGCTGGGAGCGCCGGTTCCCCACTTCGGCGTTCTGGCAGGCACGCCGACCCGACGTCACGAACTCGACGACGTCGCCGGAACCACGTCGACCGGCGGCGGGTCCTCCGATGTCCGCCCGTCGCTCTTGCTCTTCGAGTACAAGGCCGCGGTCCCGTCCGGAGTTTTGA
- a CDS encoding holin yields MWTVGFWKDALERSVRTAAQAGASVFVAAGSGLLDMHWLTFFSTVGTATVLSLLMSIGGVIKTPDGTAALYSKSKSDGRTSEDPPPVDVVPATSSSS; encoded by the coding sequence ATGTGGACTGTCGGTTTTTGGAAAGACGCGCTCGAACGTTCGGTCCGGACGGCCGCGCAGGCGGGCGCATCGGTGTTCGTCGCCGCCGGGTCGGGGCTGCTCGACATGCACTGGCTCACGTTCTTTTCCACGGTGGGCACGGCGACGGTGCTGTCGCTGCTGATGTCGATCGGAGGCGTGATCAAAACTCCGGACGGGACCGCGGCCTTGTACTCGAAGAGCAAGAGCGACGGGCGGACATCGGAGGACCCGCCGCCGGTCGACGTGGTTCCGGCGACGTCGTCGAGTTCGTGA